CATGTACGACCACaatttcgaagaataaaaCTTAATGAATATCATggaatattcataaaaaatatccaTACCCGTCGACAAACTGCGGCTATTATCTCGATTAGATCGTTTGCCACTAAACGATTTAATGATAAAGATTCATCCAAGTAAATCTTTTTATCCCTtctaaaatctttttttttatcattttaaattatattaattttaacgattaGATACGCTCCTACTTTTGTAGCAAATAATAATTCCGAAATaacaattgtaattttcttataattcgGATAAgataatttaacatttacatatattataaattctataaattatatatttcttgtcattatacaattttataaattgcaattgtattttactttatagCGGCAACAATGAAGATGATATCAGTGATCCAGGTTCATTACCTGCTACAGTGGTTGTACCAGAAGTATGGCCTCATGTTCCTGTTATAGCAATTAATAGAAATCCAGTGTTTCCAAGATTTATAAAGTTAATAGAACTTAGTAATCCGATTCTTATAGATTTAATACGTAGAAAGGTCAAATTAAATCAACCATATGTTGGAATCTTCTTAAAGAAAGCAGAAGAGTAAgtgatatgtaaatatgttttatttgctAAATAGAGAATGAATATCATTGTTACATTGAAACTTAATTGTTTTGGTAGAAATGAAGcagaaattgtacaaaatttggATGATATTTACCCTGTTGGAACATTTGCACAAATACATGAAGTACAAGATTTAGGAAATCGATTGAGATTAGTTGTAATGGCACATAGAAGGATTAAGATTGTTGGTCAGATCTTAGAAGAACTTCCTAAACCTACTCATGGTAAggcatttacatatataaagcATGTAAAGTTTGTCAactgattatttttataaacattaataGTAAGAATAACTGTTAGAATTTTCACAAAACATGAGAATGAATCAAAATAGATGAGTGAGATGACTACGAGTATGTATGAGTTTATGTGAGTAAGATGTACCTCTTGTCGCGGAAGTTTTAGGAAATTTCCGGAATTTCGCAGCGTGTGTGAGAGTATATGTATGACAAAAGATTATTGAAGTAGTTTCTAGACAAAAACCTtacacgaaatattttcttaaaatttgaatttaataatttttacataagtGCTATACTACACAGAAATGAAACTGACGTTCCCTCTTTTAAATGCAACAATTCACGTCCCTGTAGACGATTCAGTTTCCGGTGGCAAACCGAGTCGCAGATTGTCAATTCGTAAAAAAACTGAAAACAAAGTGCCAGAACCAGtacaaaaaattgaagaaagtaGTACTCCTGAGAATAAGGTAACAGAAGGAGTACAGGAGAAagttgaagaaaaaataaatccttCAACAGACACCACAGCTCAAACTGGCACCCCTCAACCTTTATTAATGGTAGAAGTTGTAAATATTACCCATGAGAAATTTAGGCAaactgaagaaataaaagtaagcttaaatgatattttttattttttgaacataatcatatattaatatgtatattgtaaaagaatatatacatatataaaagaaatcaataaagaataaattaatctaATATGTATAGGCTTTGAcacaagaattaattaaaacaattcgAGATATAATAAGCATGAATCCATTATACCGTGAATCTTTACAACAAATGTTGCATCAAGGACAGAGGGTTGTAGATAATCCAGTTTATTTGAGTGATTTGGGTGCAGCTTTAACAGGAGCAGACGCACAAGAATTGCAGcaagtgttagaagaaatGGATGTGAGTAGTTGTATTTGGAGCTATCattataataaatcttttaagTAACTAAAACAGTAACTCTATTTATAgattttaaaaagattaagATTATCATTGGCACTGTTAAAGAAAGAATATGAGTTAAGTAAACTTCAACAAAAAATTGGTAGAGAAGTTGAAGAAAAAGTCAAACAACAGCacagaaaatatattcttcatgagcaattaaaagttattaaaaaagaattgggTCTTGAAAAAGATGATAAAGATGCTATAGGAGAGAAATATAGAGAACGTATAAGAGAGAAAACAGTTCCAAAAGCAGTGATGGATGTGCTTgaagaagaattaaataaattaaatttcttggAGAGTCACAGTAGTGAATTTAAGTATGTCTTACTTCTATAATCTGTAAttccaaaatttcaatatagaTGAACatgtgaataaaatattatatattattattattaaatattatgttaaataatttaactaatttttaatttgttagtgtaattttatttgcagTGTGACGAGAAATTACTTGGATTGGCTTACATCCATGCCATGGGGTATAACTAGTCcagaaaatttaaatcttcaacaggcaattgaaattttagatAAAGACCATTATGGAAtggaagatataaaaaaacgAATCTTGGGTAATTGAATCTCTAATGAGCAGATAATTAATCcctttattatataaaatgtatttactttttattgctCTTAACTTCAGAATTTATTGCTGTCAGTCAACTGAAAGGGTCAACGcaaggaaaaatattatgtttccaTGGACCACCAGGAGTTGGAAAAACATCAATAGCCAAGTCAATTTCCCGTGCACTTAATAGAGAGTATTTTAGATTTAGCGTTGGTGGAATGACAGATGTTGCAGAAATCAAAGGTCATAGAAGAACTTATGTGGGTGCCATGCCTGGTAAAATTATACAGTGTTTAAAAAAGACCAAGACTGAAAATCCACTTGTTCTTATTGATGAAGTTGATAAGATTGGAAAGTATGTACCtatgaatttttacattttacttaTTTTGACAGTTGAGTAATTTGATAGAAATGTAAGCcttattccttttttattaGAGGCCATCAAGGTGATCCAGCATCAGCTCTTTTGGAAATGTTGGATCCAGAGCAAAATGCAAACTTCTTAGATCATTACTTAGATGTTTCTGTTGATTTATCAAAAGTGCTCTTTATTTGTACAGCAAATGTGATCGATACAATTCCAGAACCTTTAAGAGATCGCATGGAAATGATAGACATGTCGGGTTATG
This Bombus pascuorum chromosome 1, iyBomPasc1.1, whole genome shotgun sequence DNA region includes the following protein-coding sequences:
- the LOC132909517 gene encoding lon protease homolog, mitochondrial isoform X1 codes for the protein MMRLMTAMNFKILPVFRHRVTNVRPFCRNHRPNYEELSMHVRPQFRRIKLNEYHGIFIKNIHTRRQTAAIISIRSFATKRFNDKDSSNGNNEDDISDPGSLPATVVVPEVWPHVPVIAINRNPVFPRFIKLIELSNPILIDLIRRKVKLNQPYVGIFLKKAEENEAEIVQNLDDIYPVGTFAQIHEVQDLGNRLRLVVMAHRRIKIVGQILEELPKPTHEMKLTFPLLNATIHVPVDDSVSGGKPSRRLSIRKKTENKVPEPVQKIEESSTPENKVTEGVQEKVEEKINPSTDTTAQTGTPQPLLMVEVVNITHEKFRQTEEIKALTQELIKTIRDIISMNPLYRESLQQMLHQGQRVVDNPVYLSDLGAALTGADAQELQQVLEEMDILKRLRLSLALLKKEYELSKLQQKIGREVEEKVKQQHRKYILHEQLKVIKKELGLEKDDKDAIGEKYRERIREKTVPKAVMDVLEEELNKLNFLESHSSEFNVTRNYLDWLTSMPWGITSPENLNLQQAIEILDKDHYGMEDIKKRILEFIAVSQLKGSTQGKILCFHGPPGVGKTSIAKSISRALNREYFRFSVGGMTDVAEIKGHRRTYVGAMPGKIIQCLKKTKTENPLVLIDEVDKIGKGHQGDPASALLEMLDPEQNANFLDHYLDVSVDLSKVLFICTANVIDTIPEPLRDRMEMIDMSGYVAEEKLAIAKQYLVPQAMNDSGLSNQQISINDNALHLLIKSYCRESGVRSLQKHIEKVNRKVAYKVVKKETDKVDVNENNLQEFVGKPMFTHDRMYEVTPPGVVMGLAWTAMGGSTLFIETRVRKPTGKKSEGTLEFTGHLGDVMKESIHIAMTVARNFMIREDPSNTFLIDSHLHLHVPEGATPKDGPSAGITIAIALISIAKNQSIRQNVAMTGELSLMGRILPVGGIKEKTIAAKRVGVNCVILPEENKKDYNDLPKYITDGLEVHFATTFEDVYRICFAPQQETDTVRHQNPLDLDISPPQSAPLLGKNTG
- the LOC132909517 gene encoding lon protease homolog, mitochondrial isoform X2; the encoded protein is MMRLMTAMNFKILPVFRHRVTNVRPFCRNHRPNYEELSMHVRPQFRRIKLNEYHGIFIKNIHTRRQTAAIISIRSFATKRFNDKDSSNGNNEDDISDPGSLPATVVVPEVWPHVPVIAINRNPVFPRFIKLIELSNPILIDLIRRKVKLNQPYVGIFLKKAEENEAEIVQNLDDIYPVGTFAQIHEVQDLGNRLRLVVMAHRRIKIVGQILEELPKPTHDDSVSGGKPSRRLSIRKKTENKVPEPVQKIEESSTPENKVTEGVQEKVEEKINPSTDTTAQTGTPQPLLMVEVVNITHEKFRQTEEIKALTQELIKTIRDIISMNPLYRESLQQMLHQGQRVVDNPVYLSDLGAALTGADAQELQQVLEEMDILKRLRLSLALLKKEYELSKLQQKIGREVEEKVKQQHRKYILHEQLKVIKKELGLEKDDKDAIGEKYRERIREKTVPKAVMDVLEEELNKLNFLESHSSEFNVTRNYLDWLTSMPWGITSPENLNLQQAIEILDKDHYGMEDIKKRILEFIAVSQLKGSTQGKILCFHGPPGVGKTSIAKSISRALNREYFRFSVGGMTDVAEIKGHRRTYVGAMPGKIIQCLKKTKTENPLVLIDEVDKIGKGHQGDPASALLEMLDPEQNANFLDHYLDVSVDLSKVLFICTANVIDTIPEPLRDRMEMIDMSGYVAEEKLAIAKQYLVPQAMNDSGLSNQQISINDNALHLLIKSYCRESGVRSLQKHIEKVNRKVAYKVVKKETDKVDVNENNLQEFVGKPMFTHDRMYEVTPPGVVMGLAWTAMGGSTLFIETRVRKPTGKKSEGTLEFTGHLGDVMKESIHIAMTVARNFMIREDPSNTFLIDSHLHLHVPEGATPKDGPSAGITIAIALISIAKNQSIRQNVAMTGELSLMGRILPVGGIKEKTIAAKRVGVNCVILPEENKKDYNDLPKYITDGLEVHFATTFEDVYRICFAPQQETDTVRHQNPLDLDISPPQSAPLLGKNTG